Below is a genomic region from Deltaproteobacteria bacterium.
CCTCCTTCCAGGTAGCCTGGGTGGGACACGCACTGACACAGGGCGGGTTTTCGCACTGCTGGCACTGGGTGGGCATATAGAAGTACCCCTCCTCCGGAACCTTGTCGGGATTATAATACTTATCGGCGTTCTCAAGATCGTTGACCCATTTGTCGCCTTTTTTGAACCGCAGAACCGTAATCCACTGGATCTGAGGATCCCTCGACTGATTGTTCTCGCCGACACAGGCATATACACAACGGCGGCACCCGATACACCTGGACAGATCAAGACCGTAACCGAACAGGACTCCCGAAAGCGGTTTGTTGGCGGAAATATCGATATCCACGCCGTACTTCTCGGCATATTCCTGTTCAAGGCGCTTGAGGACCTTTTTCAACTCCTTGTCGTTCATTTCACGGAAGTGCTTCTGAAAAAAAGCATCCCAGATCGAGGCGTCAGCGTCCCGGGACGGCAAAGCCAGGGCAACGGATCCTAAGGCCGCTCCCTTCAGGAAGCTCCGCCTGGCAACCTTGTGTTCGCGCGGGGGGCTGATTTTGGGTTCCTTCATGGCGTTGGGCCTCTACTTGATATCCGCCGGTTTTATGGGCGGTGGTTTTGGAGTGATGGGTTTGAACCTGGGGTTGTGCGGATTATGGCACTGGACACATAGACGGTAGACCTTCTTACCGTTCCATTCCCCCGTGCGTTTCCCGTGAACGCCCGCCTTCCAATCCCTGAAGATCGTGCCGTGGCACTGGCCGCAGAGATAATAGGACTCCTCGAAGGTGACCAGTTTACCGCTTGCAAGGCGCAGATAGTCCCGGTCATCAGGGTTGTGGCAGTCCAGACACCAACGTTGCTTCTCAGCATGGTTGATCAGTTTTATGTTCTCGTGGAACTCCGTGAGTTCACGCCTGTTGGGGTTGGTCTTCTGGTCGGCGTGGCAATCGGAACACGGAAAAATACCCTCCGATAACGGTGGAGGGGTTATAAAGAGGTTTGGGATGGGCCGTTCCACCTCTTCGGGGGGGTTGGCTTCGGCAACGGTTTTGCCGGAATGGATCTTGGAGTCCGAACGGGCCGGCAACGGCGCCATCATCAGGAACACACCAAGAAGGACCGTTAGAACCTGGATTTTTCTCATGGTAGTTCCTCCCCGCGGGGAGCGCCGGCACAATGCCCCGGTGGCAACCGGATACCGCTCCAACAGAAAAAACTCCTCAAAGGTTGTAATTTTACCACTCATTCATCGCCCAGGCGAAAATTGCGACGGAACCTGAAAAAACAATAAACCCAGGCACAGCACAAGAGAGTTGCCGTAAAAATGAATTAAATAACAAGCGGATGCATCTGATGCGACGTTACAGTGAAACGGGGTAATTCACAGATAAGTTTCGGCGTATTTATATACCCGAGCAACTTCGTTGTAAAGAAAAAATCAATCTTCGACGTGGCGATGCCACCTGCTCAGCACTGCGGAACCAAGCGCGGCCGCTACCCCGAAGGACAGGACCCCCAACACAAGAGGAATACCTTTGGTCCCGAACAGGTCGACAATAAAGACCTTCATGGCGCCTATGACGGTAACTCCCGCCGCGACGTTTCGGACCTCCACATTCCTCCTGCGATACGCTTCCAGGAAGAGCAGGGCGGCCCCGACATTGATGATAATCGACTGGGCGCACCTGAATGCATCCGTTGGGCCTCCCAAAACCACGAAAGCAACGGCCCGT
It encodes:
- a CDS encoding 4Fe-4S dicluster domain-containing protein, whose translation is MKEPKISPPREHKVARRSFLKGAALGSVALALPSRDADASIWDAFFQKHFREMNDKELKKVLKRLEQEYAEKYGVDIDISANKPLSGVLFGYGLDLSRCIGCRRCVYACVGENNQSRDPQIQWITVLRFKKGDKWVNDLENADKYYNPDKVPEEGYFYMPTQCQQCENPPCVSACPTQATWKEDDGIIVVDYNWCIGCRYCMAACPYGARHFNWTGPGIPKDEINTKTHYLGNRPRYHGIVEKCTFCIQRTRNTPGRYPACVEICPVGARKFGNMLDPKSEIRYCIENKRIFRLKEDLNTYPKFFYFFAT